From the genome of Phycicoccus duodecadis:
GAAGCCGTAGTTGCCGTCGACGGCCGCGCCGAAGTTGGCGTCCGGGGTGCCCTGGTCGGTGGCGTAGGTCCCGATCTGCACCCCGTTCACGAGGGCCGAGAGGCACTCGCCGGTCGTGGCCTGGTCCGGCGCGAGGACGTCCTCGCCCTGGCCCGGGCCGTGGGTGATCGGCGTGCCGTCGGCGTCGCGGGCGGTGCATCCGGTGGGCCGGTTCCAGGACTCCGAGACGTAGGTGTTGAGGAGGGCGCCGTGCTTGTAGGAGCCGTCGGTGTTGACGACGTAGCTCCCGGACAGGTCGCACGGGGCGCTGCCGTCGGCCGGGCAGTCGACCGGCGCGTAGAGCTTCACGGGGATGTTGGGCACCCCGGGCTGCCAGTCCTCGGACGCGGCGTACTGGGGGTCGAGCTCGTTACGGGTGGTGTCGTACGAGACGGACCCGACGATGCCGCCGTTGCGGGGACCGCCCTTGGTACCGGTGGCGTCGTACTTCTGCACACCCCAGTCGACGGTGCCCCCGAGGCCGATGACGTTCAGCGTGCCGACGTCGACCCCGGCGCCGAGCACGGTGGTCGGGGTCGGCTGGTTGTCGGCCTGGTAGGTGACGCCGGTGGTGTAGAAGTTGTCGGAGTAGGCCTCCATGATCATCCACTCGGCCAGCGGGTAGGCGCTGTCGAACGCGTAGGCACCGGTGATGTCGGTGGTGACCGCGTTCATCCCGCGGTCCATGAGCGAGTTGTCCTTCTTGCGCAGTGTGAGCGGGAAGCCGGAGACCCCGCTCTCCCCGGTGTCGCGCTTGCCGTTCTTGTTGGTGTCGAGGAAGACGTGGCCCGTCAGCTCGGTCCACCAGCCGTTGATCGGCAGCTGCTTGAGGTCGACCGCCTCACCGTTCGCGACGGTCACGTTCACCAGCTGCAGGATGTAGTTCTGCGGCTCGTCCCACCAGGTCAGCTGGTAGTTGCCGTCCGGCACGTGCGGGATCGTGAAGGTGCCGTCCGCGGCCCCGCGCCCGACCCAGGCGGCCTGGTCGCCGTTGTTGAGGTCGACCAGGGAGAGGACCGGGTTCACGATGGGCTTGTCGAGCTTGCTGCCCGTCATCCCGTTGTAGCCGTTGAAGCTGCCGCCCACCGGCGGGTAGTACTGCTTGGCGGCCACCACGACGCCGGTGATCGAGCCGGCGGCGGTGGAGGTGGCGAAGTCGTTGCGCGGCTCGACGAAGCCGAACTGCGGTGTGGGGACGGGCTCGCCGCCCACGGTGGCCTCGGTGTCGTAGCCCGTGGCGCCTTCCATCAGCCAGGTGTCCCAGTCGTGGTTGCCCTCGAGGGTGGTGGTCTGGATGAAGTCGGTGTTGTCGGGGGCGGTGACGGTCGTGGTGTAGCGGTTGGTGCCCAGGTGCGGCATCACCAGCATCCCGTCGGCGTCGCTGAAGCACTTGCCGCCGATGGTCGCGACGATCGGGAGGCCCTCGGCGTCGCGCGAGTCGACACCCCCCACGGGCTCCCAGGGGATCTCGTAGGTGGTGGGGTCCTCGTTGACGTAGCGCGTGCAGAGCGGGTTGCCGTAGACGTCGGTCGTGACCTCACCGAGGGTGTCGTTGATGTGGCCCTGGAAGCCCGCCAGCCCCTGCTCGCCGTTGTCGATGGCGCCGTTGGTCGACGCCTCGTCGCGGTAGACCTGGGCCCGCAGGGTCGAGTCCGGGAGGGGGTCCGGCTGGACGCCGACCGTGACCAGTCCCATGCCCCCCACGGCGGAGCTGGCCTCCATCGGCACCGAGAAGTGCTCGCCGTCGATCTTGTAGTCGTCGGCGAGCACGGTGATGAGGTACTTGCCCTCCGGCAGGGTCAGACCCTTGGCGCCGTCGGCGAAGTCGGCCTCGGTCCCCTGGCGCACGATCGGGGCGGCACCGGGGTGCTCCTGGATCGAGGCCCACGGGCACTCGGTGAGGTAGTTGACGTCGTCGGCGTTGCAGCCCGATCCCGGCTGGGGCCCGCCGGCGGGGCTGGAGCCGCCGCTGTTGTCCACGTTGATCATGTAGCGGTACGTGGTGACCGCATCCCCCTTGCTCACCGCCCCACCGGGGTGGTGGGCCTCCGTGCGGGCCGACTCCACCTTCACGGTGATCTTGCTCGTCGTGGCCGCCTGCGCCGGAGCTGCGGCGACCACCGGGATCGCGACCGCACCTCCGATGCTGAGCGCCGCCGCGAGGGCACCGCCGACGGCCCGGCGCGCTCGTGCGCCCCACCATCGGGGTCGCCCGACCGCGCTTCGCACGCTGCGCGTGGAGCCCGTCGAAGGAGTTCCGGATACAACCGAGCCGTGTCCCTGCATGGCGACTCATCACCTTTGTGGTCTGGGCGCCCCCCTGCGGGCGCTCGCCGCTGACCATTAGGACCCTCCACGCGCGTCGGGGCGACAGGTTGGGCCCGAATGTCACCAAGGTGTTCGGCCCCTGTCAGGCGGCCGTCAGGTCGCTGTCATGGAGCTGTCATGTCCGGCCCCGTCCGCCTGCCCGGAAACTTGACGAACGGCAATAATTGCACTAGGACAATAGTGCGAGATCCCGACCCCCTGGAAGGACCAGCCGTGCCGCCCGTCGTCGCCGCCACCCCGCGGGATCCAGCCGCACGGACACCGATGCGCCCCGCTCGGGGCCGGAGGGGTCGAGCGGGCCGCGTCGGCACGGCCCTGGCGGCCCTCGTGGCGCTCCTGCTCTCGGGGTGCTCGATGTGGGCCCCCGTCCAGACCAGCCGGCCGTACGTCCCCGCCGACGGGCTCGCCCTCTCCACCCCCTCCGTCGAGTTCGAGAACCTCGTGGTGGTCGTCGACGACGTGCACCAGGTGGGGGTGCTCGTGGGGCAGGCCGTCAGCTCGGTGACCCACCCGGTCGACGTGACCGTGTCGGTGGACGGCGGGGAGGTCTCCGAGCCGGTCACCATCCCGCCCGACACCGGCGACGGCATCACGAGCCGGCGTATCCCGCTGAGGCTGGGCCCGGTTCCCGCACCACCGGGGGCCCTCGTCCACCTCGAGGTCGTCATCGAGCCTGGGGGGCGCCACGTCGTCGACGTTCCGGTGCTCCCACCCGGGAGCGGTCTCGGGTACTACGGCGGGATCACCTCCTGACCGGCAGGACCACCCCCACGACCACCCCCGGCACCCCGCCTGGTGCGAGACGAGAGAAGGACCGACCATGACCGCCGATCGCATCGCCGACGTGTGGGGCACCCGCACACCCATGGGGCCTGGCGCCCCGTGGCCCCAGCGCGTCGACCAGCACCTGGTCGACGGGCTGACCGACCAGGACGTCGACCGGTGGGTGCAGTCCGCCTGCGTGCTGTGCAGCAACGGCTGCGGGCTCGACATCGCCGTCCGCGACGACCGGATGGTGGGGGTGCGGGGCCGCGCCGACGACCGCGTCAGCCACGGCCGCCTCGGGCCCAAGGGCCTGTTCGGCTGGCAGGGCCAGAGCCGCGACCGGCTGCTCCGGCCGATGGTGCGACGCCACGGGAAGCTCGAGGAGACCACGTGGGAGGACGCGATGGGCGTGGTCGTGTCCCGCTCGCGCGAGCTGCTCGAGAGCAGAGGCCCGCTCTCGCACGCCTTCTACACCAGTGGGCAGCTGATGATCGAGGAGTACTACACCCTCGCCGTCATCGGGAAGGCCGGGCTCGGGACCCCGCACATGGACGGGAACACGCGGCTCTGCACCGCGACCGCGGCGGCCGCCCTCAAGGAGACCTTCGGGACCGACGGCCAGCCCGGCAGCTACACCGACCTCGACCACGCCGACGCGGTCTTCCACTACGGCCACAACGTCGCCGAGACCCAGACGGTCCTCTGGGCCCGGATGCTCGACCGCCTCGAGGGCAGCGACCCGCCCCGGCACGTCTGCGTCGACCCCCGGCGCACCGCGGTGGCGCAGCGCTCCGACGTCCACCTCGCGGTGCGTCCCGGCACCAACCTGGCCCTCATGAACGGCCTGCTGCGCGAGGTCATCCACCGCGGGTGGGTCGACGAGGAGTACGTCGCCGCCCACACCCGGGGCTTCGACGAGCTCGTCGCGACCGTCGAGCCGTACACGCCGTCCCACGTGGCCGACATCTGCCGGGTGTCGGCGCGCGACCTCGAGGCCGCGGCCGAGATCTTCGGCACCTCCGAGCGGATCGTCTCCACCGTGCTGCAGGGCTTCTACCAGTCCCACCAGGCCACGGCCGCGTCGTGCCAGGTCAACAACCTGCACCTGCTGCGCGGCATGCTGGGCCGCCCCGGGGCGGGCATCCTGCAGATGAACGGGCAGCCGACCGCGCAGAACAACCGCGAGACCGGGGTCGACGGCGACCTGTCGGGTTTCCGCAACTGGGAGAACGAGTCCCATGTGCGTGAGCTCGCGGAGCTCTGGGACGTCGACCCGATGAAGATCCCGCACTGGGCCC
Proteins encoded in this window:
- a CDS encoding molybdopterin oxidoreductase family protein; the protein is MTADRIADVWGTRTPMGPGAPWPQRVDQHLVDGLTDQDVDRWVQSACVLCSNGCGLDIAVRDDRMVGVRGRADDRVSHGRLGPKGLFGWQGQSRDRLLRPMVRRHGKLEETTWEDAMGVVVSRSRELLESRGPLSHAFYTSGQLMIEEYYTLAVIGKAGLGTPHMDGNTRLCTATAAAALKETFGTDGQPGSYTDLDHADAVFHYGHNVAETQTVLWARMLDRLEGSDPPRHVCVDPRRTAVAQRSDVHLAVRPGTNLALMNGLLREVIHRGWVDEEYVAAHTRGFDELVATVEPYTPSHVADICRVSARDLEAAAEIFGTSERIVSTVLQGFYQSHQATAASCQVNNLHLLRGMLGRPGAGILQMNGQPTAQNNRETGVDGDLSGFRNWENESHVRELAELWDVDPMKIPHWAPPTHAMQIMRYVEQGSIGLLWVAGTNPAVSLPDLERVRRILSSDSVLVVVNESFPNETTELADVVLPAALWGEKTGTFTNVDRTVHLSEQAVRPPGEARSDLDIWVDYARRMDLRDRSGRPIPRWETPEDAFDGWRDCSRGRPCDYSGMSYELLRGSPGIQWPCTEDAPTGTERIYTDHVFNTQDDYCETYGHDLLTGASTTPEQHRAARFDGRARLKAAEWTPAPDAPDEDYPLRLGTGRTVYHFHTRTKTGRAPELDAAAPEAWVEISPEDAEPLGVAEGDIVRVESRRGAIEVPARIAGVRPGAVFVPFHYGDVDKGDRPSRAANELTMSVWDPVSKQPAFKGGAVRVTRVRAGDGPAPAPPTTPSPEGA